In Sparus aurata chromosome 5, fSpaAur1.1, whole genome shotgun sequence, the genomic window GTGGGTGTCTAGGCTTCTTCTGTggcataaaaacattgttttgtgggGTTTCGGGCTTCTTCTGAGCATATTTATGCCTTTTCTTGGCTTTCAGAACATCCTTTTGTGGGGTTCTGGTATCTACCTCAGATCTTGTGGCAGCTGTTTTGGTGGATGCTGAGGAGGAGGTCTGTGCTGAATCAGGTTGTGGGAAGTTGTTTGTGACTGTATTAGCCAGGTCAGGGTGGTTCAGTGAAGAGTAATACTGTCGTAGCCAGGCCAGTCTCTGGGCTGAGTCTCTTCTCAGAATCTCCACAGCAAACTGATGGACTGAGGGAAATTTTAATTTTTCCGCCatttcctccagctgctgcctgcacacaagcacacaaatatcagaaagacagaaatgatgGAGAAAAAGCCATCCATGCATAAAAAATGTGCTTGACAATGAAGAAACAAACCTCTTAGTCACATTTACACCAAATTCACACACATCAGAATTTGGGACATGAAAACATACTGCAAGGTTAAAGTTAAAGCCACAGTTCaccctaaaataaaaatacaacatatttttcctcttacctatAGTACTATTTCTACAACTAGGCTGTTTTGGGGTGAGCTGACAGCTTTTGGAGATAGAAAGATGCCACTCGGCATGACAGCACAGGATGTAAACATGAACGGCTTCCTCCTCTGAGCTGTAACGCTACATAACTTATCAGAAAGCACCGGACACAGCTGTCAGCATGTGTAAATGCTCTGTGCAATAAAGTGCATAACAACCTTCTTTTTAGCACCCATGTTGCTTGCACAGTCCGACGTGACGCTCAAGAACACACAGAGGTCGGAAGAAAGACTTCCGAACTTGGGAACTGGCACCATCCGAGGAGCACATTAATGCAGCATTGGCTTATTTATCTAGCCTCTCATCCACAAGTAGATGCACGATTCCTTCTATGCAGAGATATGGTTGGCTGGTTCCTAAAGGAAACTGTTCCACAAAAAAGGTCTGCGGcttatcttgagtaaccgggtcatgatttctgtgtagagacattgctgttgagttttttacAAAGCTGTTTTGGCGTTctgagcaccacaagctgaatgccatctagttccatttaATTGTCTTAGAGATAAGGCAGACATTTCTACAGCCCACATTTCCAAAACACGGCAGCTCccaccaaaaacaaacaatctagatggaggAAAGCACTACAGATAAGGTGAAAAGTATGTATTTTCCTATTTTGGGGTgacctgttcctttaaaaaGCCACAAGGCCTAGGCTATTAATCAAATATTCTGTGGGTCCATCAGGCCTACATTAGGATTAATAGTTGTCCACATATTCAGGCTCACATCCATCAGCCGTGCAGTATGAGGTGTTTTTCCTGAGCTTCTAGGCAGTCATTAAAACTTTGGTCTAACCAAACTCTGGGACAGAAATACTTCAAAGTCACTGGTGGTGCAGCTGCATTATGGTGGTGTTATAACCATTTGTGGCTTTGACtggaaaaacaataaataaaagtaacggCAGTAAAAGATGACGTGCATGTGGATTTAAATCATTAAACAGCGAGGTTAATTGAGGGGATATCAATataaccagtgtgtgtgtttttaatccCTGGTGAGTCTCTGGGCAGAGATGCAGTCTTCCCCTCGGGGAGTGAGAATGGAGCAACAAAGgtgtctgtgtgcgtctgtATACGAGTGTTCGGGAAAAGGTAGAGGCGGAGTTGATGCAGCGGGACAGCGGTGTGTATGTGAGCGCTGTGTTGGTAAATGCTTGTTAGAatggccgtgtgtgtgtgtgtgtgtgtgtgtgtgtgtgtgtgtgtgtggatcagtGTGGGTTTGGAAGTCCTCGGGCAATCATTTTTGGTCCGTCTCAGGAGGGCTGTGGTTGTGGAAGAGGAAAACTCCTGCACTGTTGGGCCTGAACATAACTGGGTAATCTTTGGCATGATGCTGGGAAATAGGTGGAAGGGAAAGCTCAGAGGTGGTCTCccgctaaacacacacacacacacacacacacacacacacacgcacacacacacacacacacacacacacaattcctGAGGCCCAGGTGGGGGTGCTCAACACCATATCTGTGGTGAGTTTTGGCCTACTTCCCTACACTGCCAGGAATTCAACTCTTCCTACTAAACTCTTCACACCCCCTTTCCCTCCTTTCATGCACTGGCGTGCTTTAATCCAATTCAAacccttttcttttgttgcagGCCCCCTTATCTTTAATCATTTGTCCAACCCTACGCTCCTTTATCCTTCTGGTAAATCCATCATCTCATCTTATACAAAGTGCTCCTTTCGTTTTGTGTTATCTTAACTGCTACTGCTTGTTCTTTCCTCTTCACCTCAGCTACCCTGAATACCTTTTTCATTACCTGCTTATGGCCAGGGGAGTCTCTCCGATGATGAAGGTGGTGTGTCTAGTGTTGTGCACACTCTTGTTGGCGAAGGTGACTGGATGGTCCACATTGGGCTTCTCCCGTCTGACAGTAGAAGGGAGAGGCTGACTCTCTGGTGGACTCTCTGACAGGCTCTGTTGAAATCAAACAAGAGTGAAGTTTTACAGAAGCAGTGACCAGTTATTTGTGTCTCTGACTcaattttacatgttttaaactttttatttatttgtagcTTTTAGCCCTTTTTCCAGATAAAATGGCTTTGATTTTGTGAAAGTAAAAAtatgacatgcaacaaagaGTAACAGGTGGGAGAAcctgtagagtgcatacctaccccaagacccaacagtcccctttattTCAATCAAGtttaatccaatatcaaactggATAATCCTGCATCACCCTAAATTTTAAACCACCCgtaactgcttaaccataatttatGCTGACCAGATCTAGGATCAGCATAAAATGCAcctgtttttttcatcaagatctgtATTTAACTCCCtcagaaattaacaaaaatgtaaaaaaaaaaaaaaaaaaaaaaaaaaagctgttaaaGACTTGAGACAAAAAATTCCAGGATGCATCTATTTACGcaaatctgcaccaaaagttaatggggtctattccaGGCTGAGGCCCAATCTTCATTCAATTTTCCTGGAAATccattctgtagtttttttttttcccgattTTGTTGAAAACCCAACCAACTAGCAAACAGATACGGATGAATTGCATTGCTTCATTGGCGGAGGTAATACATACGATATTCTTACATTATTTAGCAAGCACgaaaaggaaaatgaagaaTTGAGGGATCCTTTCAGCTCAAATCATCCCAAATCATTCATGTTTAACTTATGTGGTACCGTCTATTTATTAGACTACCACTTCAGAAAGTTTTATTATTACTCTGATTTGGACTTCAGTGAAGATGACAGCTATCAAcccaataaaacagagctcagtGATATTTGATCACACTCTGCAAATTGAATCCAAAATCCCAAAATCAAGACAAAATAAACTACACTGAGCCATTTAATGAACCATTTGTTTGAAAATATTTTGCCTGTTTGCTCACCAGCTGTCTCTTTCCACTGATCAGTACTGCTGGCTAAGATGTGCAGGCTAAAATGTCGACCACAGATTTGAATATACCTGACCTACACTGTTGCGCACCGCTGAGTTTAAGTAAAGCTACGAAGAACAGTATCTGTTTACATCCACTCTCGTGTCATAGTGAGCATGTGTGTCTGATACAGTTCTGGCAAGCCACTCTGCACGCCAATATGCAATTGCCAGGCACACTTTTGTAGTAAACAGGTCTAAATGACACTGTTTACAACAAGGTCTGAGGATTACTCAGTAACCCTGTCACAGTTTCTGGAAAAAATATATTCCTGTTAAGTTTTTCCAGTTGTAATTTCATTTCTCTAATGTAAtttgtgatgtcaagaagtcatCCCAATTCAACTTCAAAACATAACATGTGACAGGAAAGATTTATTCATGAGGAgtattttgggtgaactgatcctttaactAGCCATTAGCAAATGGGTACAGTGCTGGATCAGGGCTGTGGATCACTGAGGCAGACCAGGGTAAAGGCAGTACTGTACCTCCATGTCGCCTAGAAGGTGATTGGCCGGGAGCTGAGAGTACATCTGGAGTTTGAACACATCTCGTACAGCCGCTCTACTGATCAGCTCCTCTGCTTTGCTCCCGCCCACCACGCGCTGGTTGGAGTGCATATACATCACTTCCTGTACGCcccctttaaaaagaaatatacttAATTACTGTTTAAATTAAGTTAATTAAAATCACTAATATATATAAACAGGTGTTGAATCTGACCTAGCACACTGTCAATGGtgccttcctttccttttgaCGCTTGACTTTTCAGACTGGTGAATGAAACAGCTTTGGATGATCCTGCTCGTCTCTCAGCCCGGTCGGTTGTTGCAGCTCTTTGGCCGTCTTTTGGCAACTCATCTCTGGATCTTTCCGTCTGCGGAGATGTGAATTGACATCCTGCGGGTCTCGCTTTCTTAACAGCAGTGTGTTCATCTTCTGAAGATGTGAATGTCTCTATTTCGTCAGAGTATTTGGATCTGGCCTTGTCCCTGACACTAGAACTTTTCCGCTCTCTGTTACGGTCTAGTCTTCCTCTCCCTTTGTCTCCTCCTTTAGTGTTTGAATCGAAAGGGTCTCTCTTGGGCCCCGTCATCGCCTCTAGGTCCAAATCCTCAGATTCATCGGAGTAACCCTCAAAGTGATGCACTCTTGGAATTGTAGTGTTGAGCTTGTTAGGTTTCTTTTTGACCGGTGAAGAAATTTCATCGCTCTCCTCAAACACAgtaattttcttatttgtccATCCTTTCGGGCCCTGTCTCTCGCTCTGTTTCACCAGAGAAACCCCTTCTTGTCTTCCCCCAcctcttttctccctttcttccaTGTCTGAACCACTGGAGAGGTCCCTGGTTTTCTTTcccattttagaaagacagacTGCACCATTTCCTGTATCGGAGCTCTTGCAGAGGCCAGATGAGGCACCCTCCGTCTTCTGATCCTCAACTTCTTCCTCAAAAGGGCTTTCTTCAACACTGCTGTCCCCTTCTCCTAACTCTTGTTTTCCTTCAACCCCTTCAAGTAGTGTGGAGAAACCATGCTGGAAGAGACTCAATCGACTAGCACCAGTGGCAGCATTCCCACCCCTGTTGCCATCCACTGCACTTGGATTTGACATCCTCCCCTTAAACCCCTGCTCGACCTCATCCTCTTCACTCCCACTGCTGAAGTCCAGAACTCTTTCGGGGACCTTTGCCGCAACTCTGTTCTCCTTTGGTGGCTCATCATTCCGTACAGGGCCATCTCTAGGCAGACAATGTCCAGGTTCCTTAAATAAAACAGTAGAGAGAAAAAGCTGAACAAAGGCAAGGAAGTAGTGTGAGAACGTAAATAAGCCGTGTGCACCAAAGGCTACAAATTCCTCACTTCCCGTCTTCATGCCATCTTTCAGTGGACCGGCCCATGTAAGATTTCAATGTGTAACACAAAACAGATGTTTGTAACAATAAATCATAATCAACACCGATGTGACATCTGCCCTCCATCATGATGTAATGAAGAAAACTAAAGGGGTCATAACATTTCCTGTAGATGTATAAATGGTCCTTTATGAGCGCGACCACCAACACTGATTctaatttcacaaaatatgcCAACTTCATGACTTGTGCCCAGTTCTGCTGCTGTACTCGTGTGCATGTTGGTGCTTACATGCCTGGAGCCTCTTTCTGTGCGTGTTAATGCACCCCAGtgtattctgtgtttttgaaaGAATCTGAATGGCCTcagcggagcagcagcagccctgtAAAAAAGGACCTGGCTGGGAACAGGATGATAAGGGGTATCACTGTGTAAATAAATAGCTGAAAAGCAGAAGATAGACTTCAGTGTGGTCTGCTGCTTCCATTAGGACACGTCCGTAATTGCATCCAGCTGTTTCACACAGcatcagagagaaacacagtgaGAGGCAGACAAAGCCTTGTCCTTCAGTACggataaaacacaaagaattgaacgtgaaaatgtttttgtaagcTTGTGAAACTAAACCCAAAATATTTTTGCTCTGTGTGCTTGGAAGGTTTCTGTTACAAGTTTGTAGATTTCATACTGACAGAGAAAGAGCGCTTCAATTCAGTCAGCTACAATGGACACCAATTTTGACGGCACGAATGAATGCATGGCAAAGGAAGCATAAAAACTTTCAAACAATATCCCGAAACACTGATCTAATGCAAACATTCatacttaaaacaaaaacaccactTCAAGGAAACTTGTCAGATTCAGTCTTGTTTTAGTAGAAGCTGTAACTCTCATAAATGAGGCATGTGTCATTTTGAATAAACCCCTTAAAGAGAATAGGGAGATTATAAAAGAAAGAATGACTGAGGAGGAagcaatacagaaaaaaaattggaGCGAAGGCGGAAAAAGTTGAATGAGATTCTGTGGGTTGGTTGACCGACAGACAGGAAGGTCCCTGTTTGAGGTATCCCCTCTTTCACATGGGAATGGAGGAATAAGTGGGCCGCCTGGGAAAGAAGACGGAGTGAGGGATGGGAAAGATGGGTGCCCTATGTTCCGGGTCTCTGAGAACGGCAGAGTTACTCACGCCAACtccctttgtctcctcctcctctttcccttcgcctgtgtgtgtggtggttgtCATTACACCGGCCTCTACTTGTCCTTCTCGCTGACAGGGAGAACAAAAGTGAGACATGcatttagaaaaacacaaacatttcattatAGAACATCAACATTCATCAACAAAAGAGTTTGTTGTCTTCAGTACTCAATATTCGCAGGCAGTATGTGATCATTCAGATGTTCGTAAATTCCAAAGTGCAATAGTTTTGTTGACTGTTTTGTGACACCTTGTATTCTGACTGAGGATACGAGTCAATATCATCAATCAAGCAGTAGAAGGCATGTTGAGTAGGGGCTATCTAACCTCTAGTATCTTGCGGGTGAGGCATGTCCCTTGGGTCTGAAGCCTAAAGAGGTTTTTGATCCCAAACAGCTCCCCCTTATGGACATCTTGCCCCTGCACTGCTTCGAAGTACCGCCGTGCACTCTCCTTGCCCACAACGGAACTCTGTAATTGCTGAAAGTAGAGACATTAAATATGCTCGCTCAGAGCTCTGAGCTCACATTTTAAAGCACCAGTAAATAAATTTCCTTGTGTCATATATTAAAGAAATTCAACCAAGAATAGATAAAATGCCATAATGTAATGAGTATACAAAAAAGAGGACATTGTA contains:
- the ercc6l2 gene encoding DNA excision repair protein ERCC-6-like 2 isoform X2, with the protein product MDWAIPGCLGSLGHFKSKISDPIEQGQRHSATKRSLATGRKIVKALVRKISHWFLRRNKAIIKEQLPKKDDRVVYCSLTDFQQMVYQTVLDTEDVTLLLRSSEKCDCQSRRTRRGCCYKTNSKGVEIKNLYFSYLTILRKVANHVALLQSTAGTSKKQEKYLSAICEKVFQKFPDFVQRCKNEAFEALSDLMYSGKMKVLQKLLKFYLQRRDKVLLFSLSTKLLDVLESYCMAEGLDYSRLDGNTKAKERLQIVKEFNSSSHTNLCLVSTMAGGLGLNFVGANVVVLFDPTWNPASDLQAIDRAYRIGQCRDVTVLRLISLGTVEELIYLRQVYKQQLQSSVVGKESARRYFEAVQGQDVHKGELFGIKNLFRLQTQGTCLTRKILEREGQVEAGVMTTTTHTGEGKEEEETKGVGEPGHCLPRDGPVRNDEPPKENRVAAKVPERVLDFSSGSEEDEVEQGFKGRMSNPSAVDGNRGGNAATGASRLSLFQHGFSTLLEGVEGKQELGEGDSSVEESPFEEEVEDQKTEGASSGLCKSSDTGNGAVCLSKMGKKTRDLSSGSDMEEREKRGGGRQEGVSLVKQSERQGPKGWTNKKITVFEESDEISSPVKKKPNKLNTTIPRVHHFEGYSDESEDLDLEAMTGPKRDPFDSNTKGGDKGRGRLDRNRERKSSSVRDKARSKYSDEIETFTSSEDEHTAVKKARPAGCQFTSPQTERSRDELPKDGQRAATTDRAERRAGSSKAVSFTSLKSQASKGKEGTIDSVLGGVQEVMYMHSNQRVVGGSKAEELISRAAVRDVFKLQMYSQLPANHLLGDMESLSESPPESQPLPSTVRREKPNVDHPVTFANKSVHNTRHTTFIIGETPLAISRQQLEEMAEKLKFPSVHQFAVEILRRDSAQRLAWLRQYYSSLNHPDLANTVTNNFPQPDSAQTSSSASTKTAATRSEVDTRTPQKDVLKAKKRHKYAQKKPETPQNNVFMPQKKPRHPQNDVQEPQKKQKIPRRNVQEPLSDVPSLDSEEQEERVCSARGHKRTKKSSVSSSGAFRAGGGLGSDKASSSGLGSGEAAAFLNRTDRDTPSSADLSHGRSTTLSKPTAQEREQEQKLSSKTSEPFQGQREKPHTPSPPEQAPSTSSRHSFLTDLIGDTSILDDLLKPKLRGEQHRGTPKTPPAASSVSASTSRITLNSDSGSADLLDSLSSPKSHNTLPAQQAASKRSRKDFWDILNEGNEESINRLTDPAEVKRVCISTKFAARSHSGEEESKSLWKTNDKFLWK